A window of the Planococcus citri chromosome 4, ihPlaCitr1.1, whole genome shotgun sequence genome harbors these coding sequences:
- the p115 gene encoding general vesicular transport factor p115 — translation MEYFKSSFKSVLGAQPAEEQISYADTVERLVDRLHTSSLLEDRRDACRALKALSRKYRVEVGAQGMNALCEVLQRDSNDSEILSYALETLFNITSPQPLEEEERPAGDEKRWETVGEQFTEIFIKFPDNVTVVLGFLDEYSFKVRWPAVRLLSNLVINKTKEIQEIVLISPMGVSKLMDLLCDNREVIRNDALLLLIQLTKGNSNIQKIVAFENAFDRLFEVMHEEGYADGGIVVEDCLLFMLNLLRNNASNQNFFKEGSYIQRLAPMFELPDENNSVNVWSPQKVSNIYCVLQVIRSLVAPTNPTQVTSSCQKTMNTSGILQALCNILMANGVPVNILTESINATADIIRGNYSNQEYFAALQAPCANPREALVLLLMSMVNEKQPVTLRCAVLYCFQCFLFKNELGQSRLIQTLLPSTVEQDNISTGQLLCAGLFGADPMSNWFAAVALSHSLVDNPVQRELMLKVMLTPSPQSPPASLLNLITDLLQSNAKIQSKLGLLILLSTWLSHCPMAVNSFLEISTGIPYLTNQAAAMEHDENDELVQGLCAFLMGICLVFNDGKSTVFSKESLYQLIVKRVGIETFIDKLNQVSRHEMYSKASKHPQLHCKSSKDLLLDYEFCKLFKILESMILKAVTSKKENTLNGGLDDPEDQNIQQYKDMIREQDKKCTELTEENDKLREQLRNYTIDLEELRKYMYDMQQQNAQLKLQEAALKNQLSFMKNTPPPETAENSQKTAAAEEKLKSAESEIAQLHGIVSQLKKDQEDLLILLSDQETRIETYKSQLKQLGQKVDDDDEDETTAAASESQTINNQVVLPDVENLRVS, via the exons ATGGAATACTTCAAAAGCAGCTTCAAATCAGTCCTAGGAGCCCAACCGGCCGAAGAACAAATATCATACGCCGATACC GTTGAAAGATTAGTCGATCGTTTGCATACATCTTCGTTACTGGAAGACAGACGCGATGCTTGCCGAGCACTCAAAGCTCTATCTCGTAAATATCGAGTCGAAGTCGGTGCTCAAGGTATGAACGCTTTGTGCGAAGTATTACAACGAGATTCGAACGATAGCGAGATACTAAGTTACGCTTTAGAAACACTATTCAACATCACATCGCCTCAACCTCTCGAAGAAGAAG AACGACCTGCAGGAGACGAAAAACGATGGGAAACTGTAGGCGAACAGTTCACCGAGATATTCATCAAGTTCCCCGATAATGTAACCGTAGTTTTGGGGTTCTTGGACGAGTACAGCTTTAAAGTACGATGGCCGGCTGTAAGATTACTATCGAATTTAGTCATTAATAA aaCGAAGGAAATTCAAGAAATAGTTCTCATTAGTCCGATGGGTGTATCCAAACTGATGGATTTACTCTGCGATAATCGTGAAGTGATCAGAAACGAC gCTCTTCTATTACTGATCCAGCTAACCAAAGGCAATTCAAATATCCAGAAAATAGTCGCTTTTGAAAACGCCTTCGATAGATTATTCGAAGTAATGCACGAAGAAGGATACGCTGACGGTGGCATCGTCGTCGAAGACTGTTTACTCTTTATGCTGAATTTATTACGTAATAACGCTTCGAATCAGAATTTCTTCAAAGAAG GTAGTTATATTCAAAGACTAGCTCCGATGTTCGAATTACCAGACGAGAATAACAGCGTGAATGTCTGGTCGCCGCAGAAAGTCTCCAATATTTATTGTGTTCTACAA GTGATTCGTTCGTTAGTCGCTCCAACCAATCCTACGCAAGTAACATCGTCGTGTCAAAAAACCATGAACACCAGCGGCATCCTTCAAGCTTTATGTAACATCCTGATGGCCAACGGTGTACCGGTCAACATCCTTACCGAATCAATCAACGCCACAGCTGATATAATCAGAGGAAACTACAGCAACCAAGAGTACTTTGCTGCTTTACAAGCACCTTGTGCGAATCCCAG AGAAGCTCTGGTGCTGTTACTCATGTCAATGGTGAACGAAAAACAACCGGTGACGTTACGCTGCGCAGTCCTATACTGTTTCCAATGCTTCCTATTTAAAAACGAACTCGGCCAGTCCAGACTGATCCAGACACTTTTACCATCCACCGTAGAAC AGGATAACATATCTACCGGACAACTTCTCTGTGCCGGATTATTTGGCGCCGATCCGATGAGTAATTGGTTCGCTGCAGTAGCTCTTTCACATTCCTTGGTCGATAACCCTGTTCAGCGTGAGCTCATGTTGAAAGTTATGCTGACACCTTCGCCTCAGAGTCCGCCTGCTTCGCTACTTAATTTAATCACCGATTTATTACAATCT AATGCTAAAATCCAGAGTAAACTAGGATTGTTAATATTACTATCGACGTGGCTATCGCATTGCCCCATGGCGGTCAACAGTTTCCTCGAAATATCCACCGGAATACCTTATTTAACGAACCAG GCTGCAGCTATGGAACACGACGAAAACGACGAACTTGTCCAAGGACTATGTGCATTCCTAATGGGTATTTGCTTAGTATTCAACGACGGCAAATCGACCGTATTTTCCAaa GAAAGTTTATATCAACTGATCGTCAAACGAGTCGGTATAGAGACGTTTATCGATAAACTGAACCAAGTATCACGTCACGAGATGTACAGCAAAGCGAGTAAACATCCGCAGCTGCATTGCAAGTCGTCGAAAGATCTTTTACTGGATTACGAATTTTGCAAGCTGTTTAAAATCCTCGAAA GTATGATATTGAAAGCAGTCACATCCAAGAAAGAAAACACCCTAAACGGAGGTCTAGACGATCCGGAGGATCAGAACATTCAACAATACAAAGATATGATTCGAGAACAGGACAAAAAATGCACCGAACTAACCGAAGAAAACGATAAGCTCAGAGAGCAACTACGAAATTACACCATTGATTTGGAAGAATTGAGGAAATACATGTACGATATGCAACAGCAAAATGCTCAACTAAAATTACAA GAAGCCGCTTTGAAGAACCAGTTGAGTTTCATGAAAAATACCCCACCGCCCGAAACCGCCGAAAATTCCCAA AAAACCGCAGCTGCCGAAGAGAAACTGAAATCGGCCGAATCTGAAATCGCCCAATTACACGGTATCGTATCTCAATTGAAAAAGGATCAAGAAGACTTGTTGATCTTATTGAGTGATCAAGAAACGAGAATCGAAACGTACAAGAGTCAATTAAAACAACTCggtcaaaag gtcgacgatgacgacgaagacgaaACGACTGCCGCAGCTTCCGAGTCTCAAACCATCAATAACCAAGTAGTCCTTCCAgacgttgaaaatttacgaGTTTCGTGA
- the LOC135845775 gene encoding zinc finger protein 616-like, with protein MDQDCVVFGCRNSSVIFQAKKNDCNFFNFPLSEPDLLARWLKKLNLERWTPGPENVICEEHFCLESFEIVDDKRSLKSDAVPSMIDDWRRIITSNDDAFLDVFDEHVEDNELSKDIRCRICASFLSASNAVDISSKDDNVMEKIMACIPILVKSADSLPKHICRMCLTDLNISYRMLVRAIESEKLFNNMLNKSESKSSLQRDEDVIEKLVDVEKITSSDCVICNVHFDNIDDLSNHFQEKHVDELDFIDQDVVEKPSQQIECDGFDNDELLTYVEEKDVGNQDPDPGDGTIIELEFEEDPLIVEGKEDADQITNTMLMKTRWKCNVCSMSFASKDILDFHTENFHKSEELAVQSTSNDTEHDSDQNTEDDAQYSLCQFCMQVFCTADELNEHLESHVESLACDVCGFVCQDVENLKKHRETHKRSNKNNTCTICFTVFLSHSDMVQHSKDVHRIKDPKEDAPQQKWICKYCGKEIGTKLSLSIHERIHTGIRPYVCECCGRSFKSKANLIQHQPVHTGIKRYKCSVCEKAFARKAFVTTHMRVHTGERPFKCEICGNRYTQIGDMRRHKKRHLINGTTNLVNASSTKPTPVQTLPARLSIQPQRDLLVDDNKIETIVTDPGTTVVENNGLIKLHFAKDVTDFRRILVELQQ; from the exons ATGGATCAAGACTGTGTAGTTTTCGGCTGCCGGAATTCCTCGGTGATATTTCAAGCAAAGAAgaatgattgtaattttttcaa TTTCCCTCTAAGTGAACCAGATCTGCTGGCTAGGTGGTTGAAGAAATTGAACTTGGAAAGATGGACTCCGGGACCGGAGAATGTCATTTGCGAAGAACACTTTTGCCTCGAATCTTTTGAAATAGTCGATGATAAACGTAGTCTTAAATCCGATGCTGTGCCGAGTATGATCGACGATTGGCGTAGGATTATTACGAGCAACGATGATGCTTTTTTAGAT GTATTTGATGAACATGTCGAAGATAACGAACTGTCGAAAG ATATACGATGCAGAATATGTGCCAGTTTCCTGAGCGCGTCAAACGCCGTTGATATATCTTCAAAAGATGATAACGTGATGGAAAAAATCATGGCGTGTATTCCTATCCTT GTCAAATCGGCAGATTCGCTTCCGAAACACATTTGTCGTATGTGTTTGACTGATTTAAATATAAGTTATCGTATGCTGGTCCGAGCTATCGAATCGGAGAAACTATTTAATAATATGTTGAATAAATCCGAATCAAAATCGTCGCTTCAACGTGACGAAGacgttattgaaaaatt agtcgatgttgaaaaaataacctcTTCTGATTGTGTAATTTGTAACGTACATTTCGATAACATCGACGATCTGAGTAATCATTTTCAAGAGAAACACGTCGACGAACTGGATTTCATCGATCAAGACGTGGTTGAGAAACCTTCGCAGCAGATCGAATGTG atgGATTCGACAACGACGAACTGTTGACCTATGTGGAAGAAAAAGACGTAGGAAACCAAGACCCTGACCCTGGAGATGGTACAATTATCGAATTAGAATTCGAAGAAGATCCGCTTATAGTCGAAGGCAAAGAAGACGCAGATCAAATTACTAATACTATGCTTATGAAGACGAGATGGAAATGCAACGTTTGTTCGATGTCTTTCGCATCCAAAGATATATTGGATTTTCATACAGAG AATTTCCACAAATCGGAAGAACTCGCCGTACAATCGACATCCAACGATACCGAACACGATTCAGATCAAAATACCGAAGACGATGCTCAATATTCGCTGTGTCAATTCTGCATGCAAGTTTTCTGCACCGCAGACGAACTCAACGAACACCTCGAAAGCCACGTAGAATCTTTAGCTTGCGATGTCTGCGGCTTCGTATGTCAAGATGTCGAAAACCTG AAAAAACATCGCGAAACGCACAAACGATCGAATAAAAACAACACGTGTACGATCTGCTTCACCGTATTCCTATCTCACAGCGATATGGTGCAGCATTCCAAAGACGTACACAGAATCAAAGATCCGAAAGAAGACGCCCCTCAGCAGAAATGGATATGTAAATATTGCGGTAAAGAGATCGGCACAAAGTTGAGTTTATCCATACACGAACGAATCCATACCGGAATCAGACCCTACGTGTGCGAATGCTGTGGCCGAAGCTTTAAATCCAAAGCGAATCTCATACAGCATCAACCAGTCCATACAGGAATCAAAAG GTACAAATGTTCAGTCTGTGAGAAAGCTTTCGCTCGGAAGGCATTCGTTACCACTCATATGAGAGTTCATACCGGAGAACGTCCgttcaaatgtgaaatttgcGGCAATCGGTATACTCAAATTGGAGATATGCGTAGACACAAGAAAAGACACCTCATCAACGGAACAACCAACTTGGTCAACGCATCATCTACAAAACCTACCCCTGTTCAAACTCTACCTGCGAGACTATCGATCCAACCTCAACGTGATCTACTCGTCGACGATAATAAAATCGAAACTATCGTAACGGATCCGGGTACCACCGTTGTCGAGAATAACGGTTTAATTAAACTTCATTTTGCCAAAGATGTGACCGATTTTCGTAGGATACTTGTCGAACTGCAGCAATAA
- the LOC135845777 gene encoding homologous recombination OB-fold protein-like isoform X1, producing MFKFTDDDDPDDEGFLDLPLDKSTCKGELNSTKCSEADNLKDILENCEEDDLILSMIDTVDTSTIDQSLPKQGSNNVNLQSFESISTTHTTPRKNDCQSSIEKYITTSNVKHKSTLADPCTSTLKAPRVEYERKFPGPAGLIPIKSKFTTPVKYQVLPEGSPKQADVAPGKNDFIFESGCWDELTKDVETMSPRLVSIIEENTVASVRKMNIICSKPRKLRFFAALIVNIDCSVCDPSIMLKDSTGEIHGTLHKELWETYSNLLTVGTALLMKQVSVSSITNSRKLYVNVTSNNIVKLYTPQTGAPVLVTEVASISQFDIAPQVKKNERLVFEETNPNIPPKPTREVPTRKPSSTNPVSKTTDHITQTTRKENKPLRTDNFKTKTDTLVRNVELSSNIPHRNEIVFDELNGLDDTLIRSVEISSNIQTQKEIVFDELNDIDADSLFGEF from the exons ATGTTCAAGttcaccgacgacgacgatccGGACGATGAA GGTTTTTTGGACCTGCCTCTGGATAAATCCACCTGTAAGGGCGAACTCAATTCAACGAAATGTTCGGAAGCCGATAATCTCAAAGATATACTCGAGAATTGCGAAGAAGACGATCTAATTCTTTCTATGATAGATACTGTGGATACTTCAACGATCGATCAATCGTTACCGAAACAAGGTTCAAATAATGTTAATTTACAAAGCTTTGAAAGCATCTCGACTACTCATACGACACCTCGAAAGAATGATTGTCAAA GTTCGATCGAAAAATACATCACGACGAGTAATGTTAAACATAAATCAACGTTAGCTGATCCTTGTACGTCTACGTTGAAAGCTCCTAGAGTAGAATATGAGCGAAAATTCCCCGGTCCGGCTGGATTGATTCCTATAAAA TCGAAATTCACGACTCCTGTGAAATATCAAGTTTTGCCCGAAGGTTCACCCAAACAG GCTGACGTAGCTCcaggaaaaaatgatttcattttcgaaaGTGGTTGCTGGGATGAACTTACTAAAGATGTAGAAACGATGTCACCTCGATTAGTATCGATTATCGAAGAGAATACCGTAGCTTCGGTCAGAAAGATGAATATTATCTGTAGCAAACCTAGAAAATTACGATTCTTCGCTGCCCTAATTGTAAACATAGATTGCTCCGTTTGTGATCCGAGTATCATGTTGAAAGATTCTACAG GAGAGATTCACGGTACATTGCACAAGGAGTTATGGGAAACGTATAGTAATTTACTTACCGTAGGAACAGCTTTACTAATGAAACAAGTTAGCGTTTCTAGTATCACGAATTCGAGAAAATTATACGTCAACGTTACCAGTAACAATATAGTCAAGCTTTACACTCCACAAACAG GAGCTCCAGTTCTAGTTACCGAAGTAGCGTCTATTTCTCAGTTCGATATTGCTCCTCAAGTCAAGAAAAACGAACGACTGGTTTTCGAAGAAACTAACCCAAATATACCCCCCAAGCCCACTAGAGAAGTTCCTACTCGTAAGCCATCCTCAACAAACCCTGTTTCGAAGACGACTGATCATATTACTCAAACGACTCGTAAAGAAAACAAACCTCTTCGTACCGATAACTTCAAAACCAAGACTGATACACTCGTTCGTAACGTAGAATTATCTAGTAATATTCCACATCGAAACGAGATCGTTTTCGATGAACTGAACGGTCTCGACGATACACTTATTCGTTCGGTAGAAATATCTAGTaatattcaaactcaaaaagaGATCGTTTTCGATGAATTGAACGATATAGACGCCGATAGTctatttggcgaattttaa
- the LOC135845777 gene encoding homologous recombination OB-fold protein-like isoform X2: MFKFTDDDDPDDEGFLDLPLDKSTCKGELNSTKCSEADNLKDILENCEEDDLILSMIDTVDTSTIDQSLPKQGSIEKYITTSNVKHKSTLADPCTSTLKAPRVEYERKFPGPAGLIPIKSKFTTPVKYQVLPEGSPKQADVAPGKNDFIFESGCWDELTKDVETMSPRLVSIIEENTVASVRKMNIICSKPRKLRFFAALIVNIDCSVCDPSIMLKDSTGEIHGTLHKELWETYSNLLTVGTALLMKQVSVSSITNSRKLYVNVTSNNIVKLYTPQTGAPVLVTEVASISQFDIAPQVKKNERLVFEETNPNIPPKPTREVPTRKPSSTNPVSKTTDHITQTTRKENKPLRTDNFKTKTDTLVRNVELSSNIPHRNEIVFDELNGLDDTLIRSVEISSNIQTQKEIVFDELNDIDADSLFGEF, translated from the exons ATGTTCAAGttcaccgacgacgacgatccGGACGATGAA GGTTTTTTGGACCTGCCTCTGGATAAATCCACCTGTAAGGGCGAACTCAATTCAACGAAATGTTCGGAAGCCGATAATCTCAAAGATATACTCGAGAATTGCGAAGAAGACGATCTAATTCTTTCTATGATAGATACTGTGGATACTTCAACGATCGATCAATCGTTACCGAAACAAG GTTCGATCGAAAAATACATCACGACGAGTAATGTTAAACATAAATCAACGTTAGCTGATCCTTGTACGTCTACGTTGAAAGCTCCTAGAGTAGAATATGAGCGAAAATTCCCCGGTCCGGCTGGATTGATTCCTATAAAA TCGAAATTCACGACTCCTGTGAAATATCAAGTTTTGCCCGAAGGTTCACCCAAACAG GCTGACGTAGCTCcaggaaaaaatgatttcattttcgaaaGTGGTTGCTGGGATGAACTTACTAAAGATGTAGAAACGATGTCACCTCGATTAGTATCGATTATCGAAGAGAATACCGTAGCTTCGGTCAGAAAGATGAATATTATCTGTAGCAAACCTAGAAAATTACGATTCTTCGCTGCCCTAATTGTAAACATAGATTGCTCCGTTTGTGATCCGAGTATCATGTTGAAAGATTCTACAG GAGAGATTCACGGTACATTGCACAAGGAGTTATGGGAAACGTATAGTAATTTACTTACCGTAGGAACAGCTTTACTAATGAAACAAGTTAGCGTTTCTAGTATCACGAATTCGAGAAAATTATACGTCAACGTTACCAGTAACAATATAGTCAAGCTTTACACTCCACAAACAG GAGCTCCAGTTCTAGTTACCGAAGTAGCGTCTATTTCTCAGTTCGATATTGCTCCTCAAGTCAAGAAAAACGAACGACTGGTTTTCGAAGAAACTAACCCAAATATACCCCCCAAGCCCACTAGAGAAGTTCCTACTCGTAAGCCATCCTCAACAAACCCTGTTTCGAAGACGACTGATCATATTACTCAAACGACTCGTAAAGAAAACAAACCTCTTCGTACCGATAACTTCAAAACCAAGACTGATACACTCGTTCGTAACGTAGAATTATCTAGTAATATTCCACATCGAAACGAGATCGTTTTCGATGAACTGAACGGTCTCGACGATACACTTATTCGTTCGGTAGAAATATCTAGTaatattcaaactcaaaaagaGATCGTTTTCGATGAATTGAACGATATAGACGCCGATAGTctatttggcgaattttaa
- the LOC135845782 gene encoding large ribosomal subunit protein eL43 has translation MAKRTKKVGIVGKYGTRYGASLRKMVKKIEITQHSKYTCSFCGKDSMKRSCVGIWSCKRCKRTVAGGAYVYSTTAATSVRSAIRRLREINDL, from the exons atg gCCAAAAGAACGAAGAAGGTAGGAATCGTAGGAAAGTACGGTACCCGATATGGTGCTTCGCTCAGGAAGATGGTGAAAAAGATCGAAATCACCCAACATTCGAAATACACTTGTTCTTTCTGTGGTAAA GATTCAATGAAACGATCTTGTGTTGGTATCTGGTCTTGTAAAAGATGCAAACGTACTGTCGCCGGAGGAGCTTATGTATACTCGACCACCGCCGCTACATCAGTAAGATCAGCTATCAGACGTTTAAGAGAAATTAACGATTTGTAA